A region from the Vicia villosa cultivar HV-30 ecotype Madison, WI linkage group LG3, Vvil1.0, whole genome shotgun sequence genome encodes:
- the LOC131660427 gene encoding bifunctional phosphatase IMPL2, chloroplastic-like translates to MLLSQCHLLHSQIPNNTSLLHLQSNKLTSPSSSRLRLRAMASSSHPHQLIHFADVANKAADAAGDVIRKYFRKKFDIIHKQDLSPVTIADQSAEEAMVSVILDNFPSHAVYGEEKGWRCKQNSADYVWVLDPIDGTKSFITGKPLFGTLIALLQNGTPILGIIDQPVLKERWIGITGKKTTLNGQEVSTRTCADLSQAYLYTTSPHLFSGDAEEAFIRVRDKVKIPLYGCDCYAYALLSSGFVDLVVESGLKPYDFLALIPVIEGSGGVITDWKGHQLRWEASPLSIATSFNVVAAGDKQIHQQALDSLKW, encoded by the exons ATGTTGCTATCACAGTGCCATCTTCTTCACTCTCAAATTCCTAATAACACCTCCCTTCTCCATCTCCAATCAAACAAATTGACCTCTCCGTCATCTTCCAGACTCAGACTCAGAGCCATGGCCTCCTCCTCGCATCCTCACCAACTTATTCACTTCGCCGATGTCGCTAACAAAGCCGCCGACGCCGCCGGAGACGTCATCCGCAAATATTTCAGAAAAAAATTCGACATTATTCACAAACAGGATCTCA GTCCTGTCACCATTGCTGATCAATCCGCTGAGGAAGCTATGGTTTCTGTCATTCTTGACAATTTCCCTTCTCATGCTGT TTATGGAGAGGAAAAAGGGTGGAGGTGTAAACAAAACAGTGCTGATTATGTTTGGGTATTAGATCCCATTGATGGAACTAAGAGCTTTATCACTG GAAAACCCTTATTTGGCACTCTCATTGCTCTTTTGCAAAATGGCACACCA ATCCTTGGCATAATTGATCAACCTGTTTTAAAAGAAAGATGGATTGGGATAACTGGAAAGAAAACTACTCTGAATGGACAAGAAGTGTCCACACGCACTTGTGCGGACCTTTCTCAAGCATACCT GTACACTACAAGCCCGCATCTTTTTAGTGGAGATGCAGAAGAGGCATTTATCCGAGTTAGAGACAAG GTTAAAATTCCATTATACGGTTGTGACTGCTATGCATATGCTCTTTTATCTTCTGGCTTTGTGGATCTTGTAGTTGAGTCCGGTCTGAAG CCGTACGACTTTCTTGCATTGATACCTGTTATTGAAGGCTCTGGAGGTGTCATAACTGATTGGAAAGGACATCAACTCCGTTGGGAAGCTTCGCCACTTTCAATCGCTACAA GTTTTAATGTTGTAGCCGCCGGTGACAAACAGATTCATCAACAAGCTCTAGATTCATTAAAATGGTAG
- the LOC131660426 gene encoding 26S proteasome regulatory subunit 10B homolog A-like: MSSTESDDAIRRRNNAVKDYRRKLLNHKELDSRIRSVREKLRNAKKDFNKTEDDLKSFQSVGQIVGEVLRPLDDQRMIVKASSGPRYVVGCRSKVDKEKLASGTRVVLDMTTLTIMRILPREVDPVVYNMLHEDPGNVSYSAVGGLSDQIRELRESIELPLMNPELFLRVGIKPPKGVLLYGPPGTGKTLLARAIASNIEANFLKVVSSAIIDKYIGESSRLIREMFGYARDHQPCIIFMDEIDAIGGRRFSEGTSADREIQRTLMELLNQLDGFDQLGKVKIIMATNRPDVLDPALLRPGRLDRKIEIPLPNEQSRMEVLKIHAAGIAKHGEIDYEAVVKLAEGFNGADLRNVCTEAGMAAIRAERDYVIHEDFMKAVRKLTEAKKLEASAHYNADFGKE, translated from the exons ATGTCGTCAACCGAGTCCGATGATGCCATACGACGTCGTAACAATGCCGTCAAAGATTATCGCAGAAAGCTTCTCAATCACAAGGAACTCGATTCCCGAATTCGATCAG TTAGAGAGAAATTGCGGAATGCGAAGAAGGATTTCAATAAAACAGAGGATGATTTGAAGTCTTTTCAGAGTGTTGGTCAAATTGTTGGCGAGGTTCTTAGGCCTCTTGATGATCAACGCA TGATTGTTAAAGCGAGCAGTGGACCAAGGTATGTTGTGGGCTGTCGTAGTAAGGTGGACAAGGAGAAGCTGGCTTCAGGAACTCGAGTTGTGCTGGATATGACTACACTAACCATTATGCGAATTCTTCCCCGTGAA GTTGACCCAGTTGTGTATAATATGCTACACGAAGACCCTGGGAATGTTAGCTATTCTGCAGTTGGAGGGCTTTCAGATCAGATTCGAGAACTAAGGGAATCAATTGAACTGCCTCTAATGAATCCCGAGCTTTTTCTTAGGGTTGGAATCAAACCACCGAAG GGTGTTCTTCTCTATGGACCTCCTGGAACTGGGAAGACATTATTAGCGAGAGCAATTGCCAGCAATATTGAAGCTAACTTCTTGAAG GTTGTATCCAGTGCTATAATTGATAAGTATATTGGTGAAAGTTCAAGACTGATTAGGGAAATGTTTGGATATGCTCGTGATCATCAG CCTTGCATCATATTCATGGATGAGATTGATGCCATTGGTGGACGGCGTTTCAGTGAGGGAACAAGTGCTGATCGGGAAATTCAAAGAACCCTCATGGAGCTTCTTAACCAGCTAGATGGATTTGATCAGCTTGGAAAG GTTAAAATTATTATGGCTACAAATAGGCCTGATGTTCTTGACCCTGCCCTTCTTCGCCCGGGCCGACTTGATCGGAAAATTGAAATTCCACTACCAAATGAGCAGTCCAGGATGGAAGTCCTCAAAATCCATGCTGCTGGAATTGCAAAGCATGGTGAAATTGATTATGAAGCAGTTGTTAAGCTTGCTGAG GGGTTCAATGGTGCTGATCTTCGTAATGTTTGCACTGAAGCTGGGATGGCTGCCATTCGTGCAGAACGTGATTATGTAATTCATGAAGATTTCATGAAG GCCGTCCGCAAATTGACTGAAGCAAAGAAACTGGAAGCAAGTGCCCATTACAATGCGGATTTTGGGAAagaataa